The following coding sequences are from one Rathayibacter sp. VKM Ac-2760 window:
- a CDS encoding aldo/keto reductase, which yields MSVPLVALNDGRAIPQVGLGVYKVGDDEAARTVATALEAGYRHVDTATLYGNERGVGEGIRASGLPREQVFVTTKVWNDDHGFDETLEAFDRSLELLGTDYVDLYLVHWPIPSRDRYVDTYRALERIRQEGRARSIGVSNFAIEHLERLLGETEVVPAINQVELHPRLPQDELRAFDEAHGIVTQAWSPLARGRLLDEPVLAAIAAKHGVSPAQVVLRWHVQLGVVVIPKSVTPERIRENLDVFGFALDDEDLAGIRALATGERTGRDPSLD from the coding sequence ATGAGCGTTCCACTGGTTGCGTTGAACGACGGGCGGGCGATCCCGCAGGTCGGGCTCGGGGTGTACAAGGTCGGCGACGACGAGGCGGCGCGCACGGTCGCCACGGCGCTCGAGGCCGGGTACCGGCACGTCGACACGGCGACCCTCTACGGCAACGAGCGCGGCGTCGGCGAGGGGATCCGCGCCAGCGGCCTGCCCCGCGAGCAGGTCTTCGTCACCACCAAGGTCTGGAACGACGACCACGGCTTCGACGAGACCCTCGAGGCCTTCGACCGCAGCCTCGAGCTGCTCGGCACCGACTACGTCGATCTCTACCTGGTGCACTGGCCGATCCCCTCCCGCGACCGCTACGTCGACACCTATCGCGCGCTCGAGCGGATCCGCCAGGAGGGCCGGGCGCGCTCGATCGGCGTCTCGAACTTCGCGATCGAGCACCTGGAGCGTCTGCTCGGCGAGACCGAGGTCGTCCCCGCGATCAACCAGGTCGAGCTGCACCCGCGGCTCCCCCAGGACGAGCTGCGCGCCTTCGACGAGGCGCACGGCATCGTCACGCAGGCCTGGTCGCCGCTGGCCCGCGGCCGGCTGCTCGACGAGCCCGTGCTCGCCGCGATCGCCGCGAAGCACGGCGTCTCGCCCGCGCAGGTCGTGCTGCGCTGGCACGTGCAGCTCGGGGTCGTCGTGATCCCGAAGTCGGTGACGCCGGAGCGGATCCGGGAGAACCTCGACGTGTTCGGCTTCGCCCTCGACGACGAGGATCTGGCAGGAATCCGCGCACTGGCGACCGGCGAGCGCACCGGCCGGGACCCGAGTCTCGACTGA
- a CDS encoding MFS transporter, with translation MGSYTELLRTPGVGRIIAAQLTARFPFGMLSLAFLLHVERVHDSYAAAGLVLGSMSIGQAIAGPLTSRLMGRLGMRRVLTATLIVCAAAIIAMALLPLEIWQFVVIGFVAGLSMPPVQPAVRTIYPKMVPSSQLTPLFSLDASAQEIIWVLGPVLTTFVSIQISTVAGILTAAFFLVGGGIWFIASPEVGRVRIPRSRRKLGVVLTKPPVLLATVVGFLLVGACAAVEAGVVAVFGEGGVESGVVLAVFAAGSLVGGLTLGHIPISRWATARRMLIVTVGMGLAAFSTDFWWLSITLFLAGVGIAPALAALFTITAASVKFSDTAEAYGWVGTGQLIGAALGSAIAGVQIDRSGPTAAIAVAAVFAFVGFLVPALGRRYHPDLRGRDASPLPDTEPVELPT, from the coding sequence GTGGGCAGCTACACCGAACTCCTGAGAACCCCCGGCGTGGGTCGCATCATCGCGGCTCAGCTCACCGCGCGCTTCCCGTTCGGGATGCTCTCGCTCGCGTTCCTGCTGCACGTGGAGCGCGTGCACGACTCCTACGCCGCGGCCGGACTGGTGCTGGGCTCGATGTCGATCGGCCAGGCCATCGCCGGTCCGCTGACCAGCCGGCTGATGGGCCGGCTCGGGATGCGCCGCGTGCTCACCGCCACCCTGATCGTCTGCGCCGCCGCGATCATCGCGATGGCGCTGCTGCCGCTGGAGATCTGGCAGTTCGTCGTCATCGGCTTCGTCGCGGGCCTCAGCATGCCGCCGGTGCAGCCCGCCGTCCGCACGATCTACCCGAAGATGGTGCCCAGCTCGCAGCTGACCCCGCTCTTCTCGCTGGACGCCTCCGCGCAGGAGATCATCTGGGTGCTCGGCCCGGTGCTGACCACGTTCGTGTCGATCCAGATCTCCACCGTCGCGGGCATCCTCACCGCGGCGTTCTTCCTGGTCGGCGGTGGCATCTGGTTCATCGCCTCGCCCGAGGTCGGCCGCGTCCGCATCCCGCGCTCGCGGCGGAAGCTCGGTGTCGTGCTGACCAAGCCGCCGGTGCTGCTCGCGACGGTCGTCGGCTTCCTGCTCGTCGGCGCCTGCGCCGCGGTCGAGGCGGGTGTCGTCGCCGTCTTCGGCGAGGGCGGGGTGGAGTCGGGCGTCGTCCTGGCCGTCTTCGCGGCCGGGTCGCTGGTCGGCGGACTCACCCTCGGCCACATCCCGATCAGCCGCTGGGCCACCGCGCGGCGGATGCTGATCGTCACCGTCGGCATGGGTCTCGCCGCGTTCTCCACCGACTTCTGGTGGCTCTCGATCACGCTCTTCCTGGCCGGCGTCGGCATCGCGCCGGCCCTCGCCGCGCTCTTCACGATCACGGCCGCGAGCGTGAAGTTCTCGGACACGGCGGAGGCGTACGGCTGGGTCGGAACGGGTCAGCTGATCGGCGCGGCGCTCGGCTCGGCGATCGCCGGCGTGCAGATCGACCGCTCCGGACCGACCGCCGCGATCGCCGTCGCCGCGGTGTTCGCCTTCGTCGGCTTCCTGGTCCCGGCGCTCGGCCGCCGCTACCACCCCGATCTGCGCGGACGCGACGCGAGCCCGCTGCCGGACACCGAGCCGGTCGAGCTGCCCACCTGA
- the hrpA gene encoding ATP-dependent RNA helicase HrpA: MSDVLSIRYPPELPVSARRDDIAAAIRDHQVVIVAGATGSGKTTQLPKICLELGRESIAHTQPRRIAARTIAERIAEELDDEVGGIVGYQVRFTDKASASTRIKLMTDGILLNEMNHDRMLSRYDTIIIDEAHERSLNIDFLLGYLHRLLPRRPDLKLIITSATIDPQSFAEHFRDASGEPAPIIEVSGRTYPVEIRYRPLVAEEPEEEDDTDVPDATSGSRDLMTGIADALAELAREDQGDVLVFLSGENEIRDAEDAIRGRNIPGTEVLPLYGRLSAADQHRVFEKGRTPGVRRRVVLATNVAETSLTVPGIRYVIDGGTARISRYSARSKVQRLPIEAISQASANQRSGRSGRTSAGIAIRLYSEEDFARRPEFTDPEILRTGLAAVILQMISLGLGDIAGFPFLTPPDSRGIKDGLDLLTELGAIAAPRDATSVRDTPEKASTSGISRGAGKAPQLTRIGRDLARLPIDPRFGRMVIESRKHDVSREVMAIVAGLTIQDVRERPLERRAQADQQHARFVDPTSDFLTLLNLWNYVEEKQAELSSSAFRRLCKAEYLNYLRVREWQDVFRQLRQLARPLKLELADPKVDPDGIHRSLLAGLLSHLGIKDTTSQQAQRAAKNRERQSVQYVGARNAKFSIFPGSALAKKQPDALMSAELVETSKLFARSNAAIDPAWAEAIAGDLVKRQFSEPHWEKAQGAAVAYEKVTLYGVPIIARRRVQFSRIDAGYARELFIRHALVEGEWDARHAFDRKNRALRAELERLEERTRRRDLLVDDEAVFDFYDRRVPRDITSVRSFDSWWRTAQHDEPDLLTMTQETLLPEDAEQIDETAFPTQWRQADQRFRLSYRFEPGTEEDGVTVHVPLALLPRVTPLGFDWLVPGLRAELVTAMIKALPKHLRRNVVPANDWARKLTAALPQDVPNPPTESFAATLAGAIRREAGVVIDAADFDLERIPAHLRVTFAIADERGRTVAAGKELAPLAERLRGRVRDEVARVVEARVPDALERRGIKTWDMAELPRVTDTRQGGNTIRAYPALIDDGDSVSIRLLATAEDQAREHPRGVRRLLLLATPSPVAYVQQYLTANEKLVLAQSPYQNTTALFTDCLLACVDAVLWRMKPDGMLFLRAEFDAVRDRVSGSVMDSMFETVKTVTTILTTARGVEKALKASTSMALLPALTDAREQLTGLVHPGFVSATGLERLRHLPRYLGGITERFGKIGENVGRDRVWLNEVQAAQELYRSAGGTIPLPPHAPERLVRARWLIEELRISFFAQSLGTVESVSLQRIRKVLAG; this comes from the coding sequence ATGTCAGACGTCCTCAGCATCCGGTATCCTCCCGAACTCCCCGTCTCGGCGCGCAGGGACGACATCGCCGCCGCCATCCGCGACCACCAGGTCGTCATCGTCGCCGGCGCCACCGGCTCCGGCAAGACGACGCAGCTGCCGAAGATCTGCCTCGAGCTCGGCCGCGAGAGCATCGCGCACACCCAGCCCCGCCGCATCGCCGCCCGCACCATCGCCGAGCGCATCGCCGAGGAGCTCGACGACGAGGTCGGCGGGATCGTCGGCTACCAGGTCCGCTTCACCGACAAGGCGAGCGCGTCGACCCGGATCAAGCTGATGACCGACGGCATCCTGCTCAACGAGATGAACCACGACCGGATGCTCAGCCGGTACGACACGATCATCATCGACGAGGCGCACGAGCGCAGCCTCAACATCGACTTCCTGCTCGGCTACCTGCACCGCCTGCTGCCGCGCCGCCCGGACCTCAAGCTGATCATCACGTCCGCGACGATCGACCCGCAGAGCTTCGCCGAGCACTTCCGGGACGCCTCGGGAGAGCCCGCGCCGATCATCGAGGTCTCCGGCCGCACCTACCCCGTCGAGATACGCTACCGGCCGCTCGTCGCCGAGGAGCCCGAGGAGGAGGACGACACCGACGTCCCCGACGCCACGAGCGGCAGCCGCGACCTGATGACGGGCATCGCCGACGCGCTCGCCGAGCTGGCGCGCGAGGACCAGGGCGACGTCCTCGTCTTCCTCTCCGGCGAGAACGAGATCCGCGACGCCGAGGACGCCATCCGCGGGCGGAACATCCCCGGCACCGAGGTCCTCCCCCTCTACGGCCGGCTGTCGGCCGCGGATCAGCACCGCGTCTTCGAGAAGGGGCGCACCCCGGGCGTCCGGCGGCGCGTGGTCCTGGCGACCAACGTCGCCGAGACGAGCCTCACCGTCCCCGGCATCCGCTACGTGATCGACGGCGGCACCGCCCGCATCTCGCGCTACAGCGCGCGCTCCAAGGTGCAGCGCCTGCCGATCGAGGCGATCTCGCAGGCGTCGGCGAATCAGCGCTCCGGCCGCTCCGGCCGCACGAGCGCCGGCATCGCGATCCGGCTCTACTCGGAGGAGGACTTCGCCCGCCGCCCCGAGTTCACCGATCCCGAGATCCTGCGCACGGGCCTGGCCGCCGTCATCCTGCAGATGATCTCGCTCGGCCTCGGCGACATCGCCGGCTTCCCGTTCCTGACGCCGCCGGATTCCCGCGGCATCAAGGACGGCCTCGACCTCCTCACGGAGCTCGGCGCGATCGCCGCTCCGCGAGATGCCACTTCAGTACGCGACACGCCGGAGAAGGCGAGCACAAGTGGCATCTCGCGGGGGGCCGGCAAGGCGCCTCAGCTGACGAGGATCGGGCGGGATCTCGCCAGGCTGCCGATCGATCCGCGGTTCGGGCGGATGGTGATCGAGTCGCGCAAGCACGACGTCAGCCGCGAGGTGATGGCGATCGTCGCCGGGCTGACGATCCAGGACGTCCGGGAGCGCCCGCTCGAGCGCCGCGCGCAGGCCGACCAGCAGCACGCCCGCTTCGTCGACCCGACCAGCGACTTCCTCACCCTGCTCAACCTCTGGAACTACGTGGAGGAGAAGCAGGCCGAGCTCTCCTCCAGCGCCTTCCGCCGGCTCTGCAAGGCCGAGTACCTCAACTACCTGCGGGTGCGCGAGTGGCAGGACGTCTTCCGCCAGCTGCGTCAGCTGGCCCGGCCGCTCAAGCTCGAGCTCGCCGATCCGAAGGTCGACCCGGACGGCATCCACCGCAGCCTGCTCGCCGGCCTGCTCTCGCACCTGGGCATCAAGGACACCACCTCGCAGCAGGCGCAGCGTGCGGCCAAGAACCGCGAGCGCCAGAGCGTCCAGTACGTCGGCGCGCGCAACGCGAAGTTCTCGATCTTCCCCGGCAGCGCGCTGGCGAAGAAGCAGCCCGACGCCCTGATGAGCGCCGAGCTGGTCGAGACGAGCAAGCTCTTCGCCCGCTCCAACGCCGCGATCGATCCGGCCTGGGCCGAGGCGATCGCCGGCGACCTGGTGAAGCGGCAGTTCAGCGAGCCGCACTGGGAGAAGGCGCAGGGCGCGGCCGTCGCCTACGAGAAGGTCACGCTCTACGGCGTGCCGATCATCGCCCGCCGCCGCGTGCAGTTCTCCCGGATCGACGCCGGCTACGCCCGCGAGCTGTTCATCCGGCACGCGCTCGTCGAGGGCGAGTGGGACGCTCGGCACGCCTTCGACCGCAAGAACCGGGCCCTGCGCGCCGAGCTCGAGCGGCTCGAGGAGCGCACCCGCCGCCGCGACCTGCTCGTCGACGACGAGGCCGTCTTCGACTTCTACGACCGCCGGGTGCCGCGCGACATCACCTCGGTCCGCTCCTTCGACTCCTGGTGGCGCACCGCCCAGCACGACGAGCCCGACCTGCTGACGATGACGCAGGAGACCCTCCTGCCCGAGGACGCGGAGCAGATCGACGAGACCGCGTTCCCGACCCAGTGGCGCCAGGCGGACCAGCGCTTCCGGCTCTCCTACCGCTTCGAGCCGGGCACGGAGGAGGACGGTGTCACCGTGCACGTGCCGCTCGCGCTGCTGCCGCGGGTCACTCCGCTCGGCTTCGACTGGCTGGTGCCGGGGCTGCGCGCCGAGCTCGTCACCGCGATGATCAAGGCGCTGCCCAAGCACCTGCGCCGGAACGTCGTCCCCGCGAACGACTGGGCGCGCAAGCTCACCGCCGCGCTCCCCCAGGACGTGCCGAATCCGCCGACGGAGTCGTTCGCCGCGACCCTGGCCGGCGCGATCCGCCGCGAGGCCGGTGTCGTGATCGACGCCGCCGACTTCGATCTCGAGCGCATCCCCGCGCACCTCCGCGTCACCTTCGCGATCGCGGACGAGCGCGGCCGCACCGTCGCCGCGGGCAAGGAGCTGGCACCGCTCGCCGAGCGGCTGCGCGGCCGGGTCCGCGACGAGGTCGCCCGGGTGGTCGAGGCGCGCGTGCCCGACGCTCTGGAGCGGCGGGGAATCAAGACCTGGGACATGGCGGAGCTCCCCCGCGTCACCGACACCCGGCAGGGCGGCAACACGATCCGCGCCTATCCGGCGCTGATCGACGACGGCGACTCGGTCTCGATCCGCCTGCTCGCCACCGCCGAGGACCAGGCGCGCGAGCACCCGCGCGGCGTCCGCCGGCTGCTGCTGCTCGCCACGCCCAGCCCGGTCGCGTACGTGCAGCAGTACCTGACGGCGAACGAGAAGCTCGTGCTCGCGCAGAGCCCGTACCAGAACACCACCGCGCTGTTCACCGACTGCCTGCTCGCCTGCGTCGACGCGGTGCTCTGGCGGATGAAGCCGGACGGCATGCTCTTCCTCCGCGCCGAGTTCGACGCGGTGCGCGACCGGGTCTCGGGCAGCGTGATGGACTCGATGTTCGAGACGGTGAAGACGGTCACCACGATCCTCACCACGGCGCGCGGGGTCGAGAAGGCGCTCAAGGCCTCGACGAGCATGGCGCTGCTCCCCGCGCTGACCGACGCCCGCGAGCAGCTGACCGGGCTCGTGCATCCGGGCTTCGTCTCCGCGACCGGCCTCGAGCGGCTGCGGCACCTGCCCCGCTACCTCGGCGGCATCACCGAGCGCTTCGGCAAGATCGGCGAGAACGTCGGCCGCGACCGGGTCTGGCTGAACGAGGTGCAGGCGGCGCAGGAGCTCTACCGCTCCGCGGGCGGCACGATCCCGCTGCCGCCGCACGCGCCGGAGCGCCTGGTCCGCGCCCGCTGGCTGATCGAGGAGCTGCGGATCAGCTTCTTCGCGCAGAGCCTGGGCACCGTCGAGAGCGTCTCGCTGCAGCGGATCCGGAAGGTCCTCGCGGGCTGA